One Branchiostoma lanceolatum isolate klBraLanc5 chromosome 18, klBraLanc5.hap2, whole genome shotgun sequence DNA window includes the following coding sequences:
- the LOC136424618 gene encoding mucin-22-like produces the protein MPFGESCYHYETEEPTDKDSAEIICQQGGGSLVSISSSDEYGMIMDEYEEKTYYLGATWINDAWAWDSGSTDGLDLLTSLNAPDGSDTQRCLMMMNGDLTATDCDTAREFLCETPGEQGEEDEDDESARENGYDICETPMDIECRLVGTDYVLGNGGISDDGLTECTLEYGAQCEYNCSNYEVRYRCCYEMHECTTPGPTTPAPTTAAPTTAAPTTAAPTTAAPTTAAPTTAAPTTAAPTTAAPTTAAPTTAAPTTAAPTTAAPTTAAPTTAAPTTAEPTTAAPTTAAPTTAAPTTAAPTTAAPTTAAPTTAAPTTAAPTTAAPTTEAPTTAAPTTAAPTTAAPTTAAPTTGMIMDEYEEKTYYLGATWINDAWAWDSGSTDGLDLLTSLNAPDGSDTQRCLMMMNGDLTATDCDTAREFLCETPGEQGEEDEDDESARENGYDICETPMDIECRLVGTDYVLGNGGISDDGLTECTLEYGAQCEYNGTNDSGTNDSGTDNRGTDDSSTDDSSTNDSSTNVSSTNDSSTNNSRTHDSRTHDRSTHDGGTNNGGTNNGGTHDGVCEDDNDMPFGESCYHYET, from the exons ATGCCATTTGGGGAATCCTGCTATCATTACGAAACGGAAGAACCAACAGACAAGGATTCTGCAGAAATAATCTGTCAGCAAGGTGGTGGCAGCTTGGTGTCTATTTCATCCTCCGATGAATAT GGCATGATCATGGATGAATATGAAGAGAAAACGTACTATCTGGGAGCCACGTGGATAAATGATGCTTGGGCGTGGGACAGCGGAAGCACTGACGGATTGGACCTTCTTACATCGCT CAATGCCCCTGATGGAAGTGATACTCAACGTTGcctaatgatgatgaatggagACCTTACAGCCACGGATTGTGACACTGCAAGGGAATTCCTTTGTGAGACACCTGGAG AACAAGGCGAAGAGGACGAAGATGACGAATCAGCTCGAGAAAACGGATATGACATTTGTGAGACGCCAATGGACATTGAGTGCCGGCTCGTAGGAACAGATTACGTGCTAGGGAATGGAGGCATCTCAGATGACGGGCTCACTGAATGTACCTTAGAATACGGTGCTCAGTGTGAATACAA TTGTTCAAACTATGAGGTACGGTACAGATGTTGCTATGAAATGCACGAATGCACAACGCCTGGACCAACCACTCCAGCACCAACAacggcagcaccaacaacagcagcaccaacgacagcagcaccaacaacagctgcaccaacgacagcagcaccaacaacagcagcaccaacaacagctgcaccaacgacggcggcaccaacgacggcggcaccaacgacggcggcaccaacgacggcggcaccaacgacggcggcaccaacgacggcggcaccaacgacggcggcaccaacgacagcagagccaacgacagcggcaccaacgacagcggcacccacaacagcggcaccaacaacagcggcaccaacaacagcggcaccaacaacagcagcaccaacgacagcagcaccaacgacagcagcaccaacgacagccgCACCCACGACAgaagcacccacgacggcggcaccaacaacggcagcaccaacgacggcggcacccacgacggcggcacccacgacg GGCATGATCATGGATGAATATGAAGAGAAAACATACTATCTGGGAGCCACGTGGATAAATGATGCTTGGGCGTGGGACAGCGGAAGCACTGACGGATTGGACCTTCTTACATCGCT CAATGCCCCTGATGGAAGTGATACTCAACGTTGcctaatgatgatgaatggagACCTTACAGCCACGGATTGTGACACTGCAAGGGAATTCCTTTGTGAGACACCTGGAG AACAAGGCGAAGAGGACGAAGATGACGAATCAGCTCGAGAAAACGGATATGACATTTGTGAGACGCCAATGGACATTGAGTGCCGGCTCGTAGGAACAGATTACGTGCTAGGGAATGGAGGCATCTCAGATGACGGGCTCACTGAATGTACCTTAGAATACGGTGCTCAGTGTGAATACAA tggcaccaacgacagcggcaccaacgacagcggcaccgacAACAGGGGCACCGACGACAGCAGCACcgacgacagcagcaccaacgacagcagcaccaacgtcagcagcaccaacgacagcagcaccaacaacagccgCACCCACGACAGCCGCACCCACGACAgaagcacccacgacggcggcaccaacaacggcggcaccaacaacggcggcacccacgacggcg TGTGTGAGGATGATAATGACATGCCATTTGGGGAATCCTGCTATCATTACGAAACGTAA
- the LOC136424183 gene encoding mucin-2-like, with translation MIMDEYEEKTYYLGATWINDAWAWDSGSTDGLDLLTSLNAPDGSDTQRCLMMRNGDLTATDCDTAREFLCETPGEQGEEDEDDESARENGYDICETPMDIECRLVGTDYVLGNGGISDDGLTECTLEYGAQCEYNCSNYEVRYRCCYEMHECTTPGPTTPAPTTAAPTTAAPTTSAPTTAAPTTAAPTTAAPTTAAPTTAAPTTAAPTTAAPTTAAPTTAAPTTAAPTTAAPTTAAPTTAAPTTAAPTTAAPTTAAPTTAAPTTAAPTTEAPTTAAPTTAAPTTVAPTTAAPTTAAPTTAAPTTAAPTTAAPTTAAPTTAAPTTAAPTTEAPTTAAPTTAAPTTAAPTTAAPTTAAPTTSAPTTAAPTTAAPTTAAPTTAAPTTAAPTTAAPTTAAPTTEAPTTAAPTTAAPTTAAPTTAAPTTAAPTTAAPTTAAPTTAAPTTAAPTTAAPTTAAPTTAAPTTAAPTTAAPTTAAPTTTAYCVPVCIWTGFMNGGAPDPNDDETYDTLRQNYTFCEKPSKILCRDRNAPNVYMQPGNGVTCDVDNGLYCDSSKKTTGCRDYEINVQCCELPAHCVTTLRPTTKPATTTAQTTPAPTTAAPTTAAPTTAAPTTAAPTTAAPTTAAPTTAAPTTAAPTTAAPTTAAPTTAAPTTAAPTTAAPTTAAPTTAAPTTAAPTTAAPTTAAPTTAAPTTAAPTTAAPTTAAPTTAAPTTAAPTTAAPTTAAPTTEAPTTAAPTTAAPTTAAPTTAAPTTAAPTTAAPTTAAPTTAAPTTLVPTTAAPATTCPDVCNVMTLPYDALLPLFQMLGGIVATIPFNTIWTVGDCKTYTCSDCGVVVVDNPECPPLLGGLCANGKIPLYFSDGCCVHYSCGCECIGWGDPHYQGMDGGYFPFQGAGDYILSASTADNLFAIIGTNVDCSTLPNANFFYHKSPYGPNDVVTCTAAVTLLYGGHSFKVVYQGLQMFIDGQPTGWGTYNVAGVKAIKQFGNPNVWFWIEEYGIFVQYSHLGYKVTIRIEPGDLAAHGIHGLCGTCNNNQTDDCLETNPEQCACEYLVENGLAHKNECISTSPPPPNENCTELADVCDEYLSADPTENALLEECFKYVDPETFRRACRYDVYHCVSECQSIETFVTTCFEEARRHNDPICIDWRIELPHCSLNCSGSLVERSCTCQRTCDNPTGHCDANDMIQDACFCPDGYVLDEETNQCVPEEECLHCVDDQGNHVAVNSTWVPGGDSCQICTCYGPNNFECDHVYCDPYVEPVCEGYCKILKNVENFDPCCPEYECVCENPCEPPDVPVCGYGHVPINVQEPDDCAPVYDCICDTSTCDPTMPVCNPFEELQETPTDCCSIYTCVCVDCPLPPNITCEAGYEVVEVPFNFGCNCTTNECEPLPDYCIYEDSDFVDYIIGLGIPLPPGTPMPTPTFYLPGDVWTAAFECVQCTCLEAVEEENHEHGGTLHQIECYPTEECNTTCPMPCMTYVPSNLPGVCCGQCEEIPCCVVDLSGEEIFHDVNETYGIPGDNCTVCICLEIPGFPVGMPTTIEQCAPHVCEPEEDLPWFCYTEPFIIETYYEGGPNGTCCEKHRCKCDSETKGDQDAKVESACVSNLLCEQSVQTFPQSLSS, from the exons ATGATCATGGATGAATATGAAGAGAAAACATACTATCTGGGAGCCACGTGGATAAATGATGCTTGGGCGTGGGACAGCGGAAGCACTGACGGATTGGACCTTCTTACATCGCT CAATGCCCCTGATGGAAGTGATACTCAACGTTGCCTAATGATGAGGAATGGAGACCTTACAGCCACGGATTGTGACACTGCAAGGGAATTCCTTTGTGAGACACCTGGAG AACAAGGCGAAGAGGACGAAGATGACGAATCAGCTCGAGAAAACGGATATGACATTTGTGAGACGCCAATGGACATTGAGTGCCGGCTCGTAGGAACAGATTACGTGCTAGGGAATGGAGGCATCTCAGATGACGGGCTCACTGAATGTACCTTAGAATACGGTGCTCAGTGTGAATACAA TTGTTCAAACTATGAGGTACGGTACAGATGTTGCTATGAAATGCACGAATGCACAACGCCTGGACCAACCACCCCAGCACCAACCacggcagcaccaacaacagcagcaccaacgacatcagcaccaacaacagcagcaccaacaacggcagcaccaacgacggcagcaccaacgacggcagcaccaacgacggcagcaccaacgacggcagcaccaacgacggcagcaccaacgacggcagcaccaacgacagcggcccccacaacagcggcacccacaacagcggcacccacaacagcggcaccaacgacagcggcaccaacgacagcggcaccaacgacagcagcaccaacgacagcagcaccaacgacagcagcaccaacgacagccgCACCAACGACAGAAGCACCCACGACAGCAGCACccacgacagcagcaccaacaacagtagcaccaacaacggcagcaccaacaacggcagcaccaacaacggcggcacccacaacggcggcaccaacgacggcggcaccaacgacagcagcaccaacgacagcagcaccaacgacagccgCACCAACGACAGAAGCACCCACGACGGCAGCACCCACGACGGCAGCACCCACAACGGCAGCACCCACGACggcagcaccaacgacggcggcaccaacgacgtcggcaccaacgacggcggcaccaacgacggcggcaccaacgacggcggcaccaacgacagcagcaccaacgacagcagcaccaacgacagcagcaccaacgacagccgCACCAACGACAGAAGCACCCACGACGGCAGCACCCACGACGGCAGCACCCACGACGGCAGCACCCACAACggcagcaccaacgacggcagcaccaacgacggcagcaccaacaacggcggcaccaacaacggcggcacccacaacagcagcaccaacaacagcagcacccacaacagcggcacccacgacagcagcaccaacaacagcagcacccacaacagcagcacctaCAACAGCAGCACCTACAACCACTGCATACTGTGTTCCTGTTTGTATATGGACTGGTTTTATGAATGGAGGGGCACCAG ATCCGAATGATGACGAGACCTATGATACCCTCCGTCAGAACTATACGTTCTGCGAAAAACCAAGTAAAATACTGTGCAGAGATAGGAATGCACCCAACGTATATATGCAGCCTGGAAATGGGGTCACATGTGACGTTGATAACGGATTATACTGCGACTcctcaaagaaaacaactgg TTGCCGGGATTATGAAATAAACGTGCAATGCTGTGAGCTTCCAGCTCATTGTGTTACAACGCTAAGGCCGACAACAAAACCAGCCACAacaacagcacaaacaacaccagcacccacaacagcagcaccaacaacagcagcacccacaacagcagcaccaacaacagcagcaccaacaacagcagcaccaacaacagcagcaccaacaacagcagcacccacaacagcagcacccacaacagcagcgccaacaacagcagcaccaacaacagcagcacccacaacagcagcacccacaacagcagcaccaacaacagcagcaccaacaacagcagcaccaacaacagcagcaccaacaacagcagcaccaacaacagcagcacccacaacagcagcgccaacaacagcagcaccaacaacagcagcacccacaacagcagcacccacaacagcagcaccaacaacagcagcaccgacaacagcagcaccgacaacagcagcaccaacaacagaggcaccaacaacagcagcaccaacaacagcagcaccaacaacagcagcacccacaacagcagcaccgacaacagcagcacccacaacagcagcaccaacaacagcagcaccaacaacagcagcacctaCAACACTAGTACCTACAACTGCCGCACCCGCAACGACGTGTCCCGATGTCTGTAATGTCATGACTCTGCCCTATGATGCTTTGTTACCACTCTTCCAGATGCTCGGTGGTATCGTAGCTACAATACCt TTCAACACCATATGGACAGTCGGGGATTGCAAAACATATACCTGCTCAGACTGTGGCGTAGTTGTCGTTGACAACCCTGAATGTCCACCCCTACTTGGTGGTCTCTGTGCCAATGGCAAGATTCCGCTGTATTTCAGCGATGGATgttgtgtacattattcatgtgGAT GTGAGTGCATTGGTTGGGGAGACCCTCACTACCAGGGCATGGATGGAGGATACTTTCCATTCCAAGGAGCGGGCGATTACATCCTCTCTGCTTCGACTGCGGACAACCTATTTGCCATTATTGGCACCAACGTGGACTGTTCAACTCTACCAAACGCAAACTTCTTCTACCACAAGAGTCCCTATGGTCCAAACGACGTTGTTACCTGCACGGCCGCCGTGACTCTCCTTTACGGGGGGCATTCATTCAAGGTTGTTTATCAAGGTCTTCAG ATGTTCATTGATGGGCAGCCCACAGGATGGGGTACCTATAACGTGGCTGGGGTAAAAGCCATCAAACAGTTTGGGAATCCCAACGTCTGGTTCTGGATCGAGGAGTACGGGATCTTTGTTCAGTACAGCCATCTTGGCTACAAAGTCACGATCCGAATCGAGCCAGGAGACCTAGCAGCTCATGGCATACATGGCCTTTGTG GGACTTGCAACAATAACCAGACTGATGATTGTTTGGAGACGAACCCAGAGCAGTGTGCTTGCGAGTACCTGGTAGAAAATGGACTCGCTCACAAGAATGAGTGCATTTCGACATCACCACCTCCACCGAATGAGAACTGCACGGAACTTGCGGATGTTTGCGATGAATACCTGAGTGCA GATCCCACAGAGAATGCACTTTTGGAGGAGTGCTTCAAGTATGTGGATCCGGAGACGTTCCGCCGAGCGTGCAGATATGACGTTTATCATTGTGTATCGGAGTGCCAGTCAATTGAAACCTTCGTCACTACCTGCTTCGAAGAAGCCAGACGCCATAACGACCCAATATGCATAGACTGGCGGATAGAATTGCCACATTGCT CGTTGAACTGCTCTGGGAGTCTGGTAGAGCGGTCTTGCACGTGTCAGCGGACATGCGACAATCCTACCGGCCACTGTGACGCCAACGACATGATACAAGATGCCTGTTTCTGTCCTGATGGGTATGTGCTGGACGAGGAAACCAACCAGTGTGTTCCCGAGGAGGAGTGCC TGCACTGTGTAGACGATCAAGGCAACCATGTGGCG GTCAACTCCACATGGGTCCCAGGCGGTGACAGTTGCCAGATCTGTACTTGCTATGGTCCCAACAACTTTGAGTGTGACCATGTGTATTGTGACCCGTATGTGGAGCCAGTCTGCGAAGGATACTGTAAAATCTTGAAGAACGTGGAAAACTTTGACCCTTGCTGCCCAGAGTACGAGTGTG TCTGTGAGAATCCCTGCGAACCTCCGGATGTTCCCGTTTGTGGCTATGGGCATGTTCCAATCAACGTACAGGAGCCAGACGACTGCGCACCAGTCTATGACTGCA TCTGCGACACTAGTACGTGTGACCCGACCATGCCTGTATGTAATCCCTTTGAGGAACTACAAGAAACCCCAACCGACTGTTGTTCCATTTACACCTGTG TGTGTGTCGATTGTCCATTGCCACCAAACATAACATGTGAAGCT ggTTATGAAGTAGTGGAGGTGCCTTTCAACTTTGGGTGCAACTGCACTACCAATGAATGTG AGCCACTACCAGACTACTGTATCTATGAAGATTCTGACTTTGTGGATTACATTATCGGACTGGGAATTCCTCTACCTCCCGGCACACCAATGCCAACACCAACATTCTACCTG CCTGGAGACGTCTGGACTGCAGCCTTTGAATGTGTACAATGCACGTGtctggaagcagtggaagaagaAAACCACGAACATGGGGGTACCCTGCATCAAATCGAATGTTACCCTACGGAAGAGTGCAATACAACCTGCCCGATGCCA